Proteins encoded in a region of the Gemmatimonadaceae bacterium genome:
- a CDS encoding GMC family oxidoreductase — protein sequence MTMDSDLVSRRLFLLTSSSAALAPFLLGASTRALLAVYRQATSASPPPGFFTPAQLAVIEAAANRIFPAVDDQPNAGAMHAPQFIDLALQQAMVEARKPYLDGIKSLEATTKKLYPRSAGFASLDESQQDKVLTATEKTPFFGMLSAHTVVACFADPKYGGNSDESGWKLIGLEHHGAFAPPFGYYDRDTPDVSNAPATPSALAPTFMQAGSTSAARYAPETDVDFVIVGSGFAGGSIAWTLARAGYKVVVFEQGPYLTEKDFRHDEFGNFMLNELTNDPKKSPQTFRKTSKEKAQTGLHVIYGRCVGGSSVHFTANFWRFREIDFKERSALGPMAGTGFADWPITYGDLEPYYTRAEQVLGISGDSSANPFEPPRSAPLPLPPLPVKSSGVLFEGAARKLGWHPFPAPMAVISRPHRGRVACQHCGFCEGYGCEYGAKSSALATVVREAEATGNCDIRTSSYVRKIETDKAGRAVGVLYFDQDGKEHLQRAKAVVVSANGAETPRLLLLSKSNLFPNGLANSSGYVGKHLMFNGNVIATGIFEHELNEWKSVQPSRVIWDFYEADLKRGFYGGGGMDSRFGPLGPIDAAFSSVPHEGKHWGAEYARAVRHNFSHRMDVFGHSTSLPVPTNGIELDPQLKDGWGVPALRVTYRDHSDDVKTMGFFRERALELLEAAGAVQKWGAPVEEQTVGVHLLGTCRMGDDPKTSVIDRSHRAHDVKNLFLCDGSSFVTSGRGQPTETIAALGFRAGDLIAEAARRGEI from the coding sequence ATGACCATGGATTCTGATCTCGTCTCTCGGCGTCTGTTTCTGCTCACCTCGTCATCGGCAGCATTGGCTCCGTTCCTGCTTGGAGCGAGCACCCGCGCACTACTTGCGGTCTATCGTCAGGCAACGAGCGCCTCGCCCCCGCCGGGCTTTTTCACTCCGGCGCAATTGGCTGTGATTGAAGCCGCGGCGAATCGGATCTTCCCGGCCGTCGACGATCAGCCGAACGCGGGTGCGATGCACGCGCCGCAGTTCATCGACCTCGCGCTGCAGCAAGCGATGGTCGAGGCTCGCAAGCCATATCTCGACGGCATCAAGTCGCTTGAGGCGACGACGAAGAAGCTCTACCCGCGCTCCGCGGGTTTCGCCTCCCTCGACGAGTCGCAGCAGGACAAGGTGCTCACGGCAACGGAAAAGACGCCGTTCTTCGGCATGCTGAGCGCGCACACGGTCGTCGCATGCTTCGCCGACCCGAAGTACGGTGGGAACTCTGACGAAAGCGGCTGGAAGCTCATCGGGCTCGAGCATCACGGGGCATTCGCGCCGCCCTTCGGCTACTACGATCGCGACACGCCAGACGTCTCCAACGCACCAGCCACGCCGTCGGCCCTCGCGCCCACCTTCATGCAGGCGGGGAGTACGTCCGCCGCTCGTTATGCGCCCGAGACCGACGTCGACTTCGTGATCGTCGGGTCCGGCTTTGCGGGTGGATCGATTGCGTGGACCCTCGCCCGCGCGGGATACAAGGTCGTCGTTTTCGAGCAAGGGCCGTATCTCACGGAGAAGGACTTCCGGCATGACGAATTTGGAAACTTCATGCTGAATGAGTTGACGAACGATCCGAAGAAGAGCCCGCAGACCTTCCGTAAGACATCGAAGGAGAAGGCGCAGACGGGACTGCACGTCATCTACGGACGTTGCGTCGGCGGCAGCTCGGTGCATTTCACAGCCAACTTCTGGCGCTTCCGTGAGATCGACTTCAAGGAGCGCAGCGCGCTCGGGCCGATGGCCGGAACTGGATTCGCCGATTGGCCAATCACCTACGGGGATCTGGAGCCGTACTACACGCGCGCCGAGCAGGTGCTCGGAATCTCGGGCGACAGCAGTGCCAATCCCTTCGAGCCGCCGCGCTCGGCGCCGTTACCGCTCCCGCCACTTCCGGTGAAGTCGTCAGGTGTGTTGTTCGAGGGCGCGGCGCGCAAGCTTGGCTGGCATCCATTCCCAGCGCCGATGGCGGTGATTTCGCGACCGCATCGGGGTCGCGTAGCCTGTCAGCATTGCGGCTTTTGCGAGGGCTACGGCTGCGAGTATGGGGCCAAATCGAGCGCGCTCGCGACAGTCGTTCGCGAGGCCGAGGCGACAGGAAACTGCGACATCCGCACAAGCTCCTACGTTCGTAAAATTGAAACTGACAAGGCAGGACGTGCCGTCGGCGTCCTCTACTTCGATCAGGATGGAAAGGAGCACCTACAGCGCGCGAAGGCTGTTGTCGTCAGTGCCAATGGCGCCGAGACGCCCCGACTCCTGCTGCTCTCGAAGTCGAATCTCTTTCCGAACGGGCTCGCCAACTCCAGCGGTTACGTCGGCAAGCACCTGATGTTCAACGGCAACGTCATCGCAACCGGCATCTTCGAGCACGAGCTCAACGAGTGGAAGAGCGTGCAGCCAAGCCGCGTGATCTGGGATTTCTACGAGGCGGATCTCAAGCGGGGGTTCTACGGCGGCGGTGGCATGGACAGCCGCTTCGGGCCGCTCGGTCCGATCGACGCTGCATTCTCATCGGTGCCGCATGAGGGCAAGCACTGGGGCGCCGAGTATGCCAGGGCCGTTAGGCATAATTTCAGCCATCGCATGGACGTGTTCGGACACAGCACGTCGCTCCCGGTTCCGACGAATGGCATCGAGCTCGATCCGCAGCTCAAGGACGGCTGGGGCGTGCCCGCGCTCCGCGTCACCTACCGCGATCACTCCGACGACGTAAAGACGATGGGATTCTTCCGCGAGCGCGCGCTCGAGCTGCTCGAGGCAGCGGGTGCGGTGCAGAAGTGGGGAGCCCCGGTAGAGGAGCAGACCGTCGGCGTGCACCTGCTCGGGACGTGCCGTATGGGCGATGACCCAAAGACCTCCGTGATCGATCGTAGCCATCGCGCGCACGACGTCAAGAATTTGTTCCTGTGCGATGGGAGCAGCTTCGTCACGTCGGGACGCGGACAGCCCACGGAAACGATCGCGGCCCTGGGATTCCGCGCTGGCGATCTCATCGCGGAGGCCGCGCGGCGGGGGGAGATCTGA